The proteins below are encoded in one region of Sandaracinaceae bacterium:
- a CDS encoding enoyl-CoA hydratase/isomerase family protein, whose product MTEPAVLYSRDGHVGVLTLNRPDQRNAMTPELLGDFAVAVERAKADRGARAVVLVGTGSCFSAGADLHSSLKTGDPNGLPHERSFAMYAPFLELRNVGVPVIAALQGHAVGGGFGLSLMADIRIANERDKYGANFARLGLHSGMAISFMLPRLVGVSRASELLYTGRLVIGAEAERIGLVSEALPGEQVFPRAMELAGEIALSSPRAVRQMKQTMKTLLGWDVEGAARLEALLQSESLTTADAAEGLAAMREKRAPQFADD is encoded by the coding sequence ATGACCGAACCCGCAGTCTTGTACAGCCGCGACGGCCACGTCGGCGTGCTCACCCTGAACCGCCCCGACCAGCGCAATGCCATGACCCCCGAGCTGCTGGGGGACTTCGCCGTGGCCGTGGAGCGTGCCAAGGCCGACCGAGGCGCACGCGCCGTGGTGCTGGTGGGCACGGGCTCGTGCTTCAGCGCCGGGGCCGACCTGCACTCTTCGCTCAAGACCGGGGACCCGAACGGCCTGCCGCACGAGCGCTCGTTCGCCATGTACGCGCCGTTCCTCGAGCTGCGCAACGTGGGCGTGCCCGTGATCGCCGCTCTGCAGGGTCACGCGGTGGGCGGCGGCTTCGGGCTCTCGCTGATGGCCGACATCCGCATCGCGAACGAGCGCGACAAGTACGGCGCCAACTTCGCGCGGCTGGGCCTGCACTCGGGGATGGCCATCAGCTTCATGCTGCCCCGCCTCGTGGGGGTGTCGCGCGCGTCCGAGCTGCTGTACACGGGGCGGCTGGTGATCGGCGCGGAGGCCGAGCGCATCGGTCTGGTGAGCGAGGCCCTGCCGGGCGAGCAGGTGTTCCCGCGCGCCATGGAGCTGGCCGGCGAGATCGCCCTCTCCTCCCCGCGCGCCGTGCGTCAGATGAAGCAGACCATGAAGACGCTCCTGGGCTGGGACGTGGAGGGCGCCGCGCGGCTCGAGGCGCTGCTGCAGAGCGAGTCGCTCACCACCGCGGACGCCGCCGAGGGCCTGGC
- a CDS encoding putative metal-binding motif-containing protein, with amino-acid sequence MRALALVTLALWASACQGGGALGGPDGGPEQGPPDLAHLDAGDRCDTVDECDDGVACTRDVCDLRGICVHTPDALACDDGAFCNGAEVCDPTFGCVGGPLRDCNDRNVCTLDRCDESRRMCLHLPRDFDNDGEADARCVGGSDCDDADPLRGTLQAELCTDALDNDCDGDIDEAACGRPAHDLCDDALDVSAGGLFAIATAGARDDYGAACAGPGRELVARLVLDETSDVTLRAAAPGTTQIDLRSSCGGGGLGIACDTDSPGEVRRRSLAPGTYYAFVASSAGAVELSVSLDEPTLPPANETCATATSVVPPFAANGSFVGVADDLDLACGQPLSGDLVYRFSVPPGAPQDAVVALAATSSADSVRFSLRTDCADAGSELGCVRGSPAGARFRSLTPGDYALVLEGPAEREVDFSFELRLEPGTSPPPGDDCTAPIDTPLNEIVHGTLGDKRDAIETACGFFYRDAVHRFVLPSASDVSIDLLAGENGMAYVSGALAATCTNDFTPPVAQCGGGAPAQLLRFALPAGEHFLVVEAPFAPTYQLEIHTSPPTNVVQATGNDTCAEAIVIPDVQKAVIVGDTTGLANDVVSPYCGSGAASPDATFLLDLNTASMVRLGTAGSSFDTVLQVFLENAMCSNYPYACDDDSGVGGTSFIERELPAGRYHVVVDGFGAHSSGAYVLTFERGPFPP; translated from the coding sequence GTGCGCGCGCTCGCCCTCGTGACCCTGGCCCTCTGGGCATCTGCCTGCCAGGGCGGCGGGGCGCTCGGCGGCCCGGACGGCGGGCCGGAACAGGGGCCGCCGGACCTGGCGCACCTCGACGCCGGCGACCGCTGCGACACGGTGGACGAGTGCGATGACGGGGTGGCCTGCACGCGCGACGTGTGCGACCTGCGCGGCATCTGCGTGCACACCCCCGACGCGCTGGCATGTGACGACGGGGCTTTCTGCAACGGGGCCGAGGTGTGCGACCCGACGTTCGGCTGCGTGGGTGGCCCGCTGCGCGACTGCAACGACCGGAACGTCTGCACCCTGGACCGCTGCGACGAGTCGCGCCGGATGTGCCTCCACCTCCCGCGCGACTTCGACAACGACGGCGAGGCGGATGCGCGCTGCGTGGGGGGCAGCGACTGCGACGACGCCGACCCGCTGCGCGGCACGCTGCAGGCGGAGCTGTGCACCGACGCGCTCGACAACGACTGCGACGGCGACATCGACGAGGCGGCCTGCGGTCGCCCAGCCCACGACCTGTGCGACGACGCGCTCGACGTGAGCGCGGGTGGCCTGTTCGCCATCGCCACGGCGGGCGCGCGCGACGACTATGGCGCTGCCTGCGCGGGGCCGGGGCGCGAGCTGGTGGCGCGCCTGGTGCTGGACGAGACGTCCGACGTCACGCTGCGCGCCGCTGCGCCGGGCACCACGCAGATCGACCTGCGCTCCAGCTGTGGGGGAGGGGGCCTGGGGATCGCGTGTGACACCGACTCACCCGGCGAGGTGCGCCGCCGCAGCCTGGCGCCCGGAACGTATTACGCGTTCGTGGCCAGCAGCGCGGGCGCCGTGGAGCTGAGCGTCAGCCTCGATGAACCGACGCTCCCGCCCGCCAACGAGACGTGCGCCACGGCCACCAGCGTGGTGCCCCCGTTTGCGGCGAACGGCTCGTTCGTGGGGGTGGCCGACGACCTCGACCTGGCCTGTGGGCAGCCACTCTCGGGCGACCTGGTCTATCGCTTCAGCGTGCCGCCCGGTGCTCCCCAGGATGCCGTGGTCGCGCTCGCCGCCACCTCGAGCGCCGACTCGGTGCGCTTCTCGCTGCGCACCGACTGCGCCGATGCTGGGAGCGAGCTGGGCTGTGTCCGCGGCAGCCCGGCGGGCGCCCGGTTCCGGTCGCTCACCCCGGGGGACTATGCGCTGGTGCTGGAAGGTCCGGCCGAGCGCGAGGTGGACTTCAGCTTCGAGCTGCGCCTCGAGCCCGGCACCAGCCCGCCCCCGGGCGACGACTGCACGGCGCCCATCGACACCCCGCTGAACGAGATCGTGCACGGCACCCTGGGCGACAAGCGCGACGCCATCGAGACGGCCTGTGGGTTCTTCTACCGGGACGCGGTGCACCGCTTCGTGCTGCCCAGCGCGAGCGACGTGTCCATCGACCTCTTGGCGGGCGAGAACGGCATGGCCTACGTGAGCGGGGCCCTCGCGGCGACCTGCACGAACGACTTCACGCCGCCGGTGGCGCAGTGCGGTGGGGGTGCGCCTGCCCAGCTGCTACGCTTCGCGCTGCCCGCTGGTGAACACTTCCTGGTGGTGGAGGCGCCGTTTGCGCCCACCTACCAGTTGGAGATCCACACGTCCCCGCCCACCAACGTGGTGCAGGCCACCGGCAACGACACGTGCGCGGAAGCGATCGTGATCCCCGACGTGCAGAAGGCAGTGATCGTGGGTGACACCACGGGCCTCGCCAACGACGTGGTCTCGCCGTATTGCGGGAGCGGCGCCGCGTCCCCGGACGCCACGTTCCTGCTGGACCTGAACACCGCCAGCATGGTGCGCCTCGGCACCGCCGGATCGTCCTTCGACACAGTGCTCCAAGTGTTCCTCGAGAACGCCATGTGCAGCAACTACCCCTATGCCTGCGACGACGACAGCGGCGTGGGCGGCACGTCGTTCATCGAGCGCGAGCTGCCCGCGGGCCGCTACCACGTGGTGGTGGACGGCTTCGGCGCGCACAGCTCGGGGGCCTACGTGCTCACGTTCGAGCGCGGCCCGTTCCCTCCCTGA
- a CDS encoding ATP-binding cassette domain-containing protein, producing MRSFDDDDNAVVRPFPFFRAGVRADPAVANRPILVLEDVHKYFRADKPTLRGLNLTVERGEFLFVTGPSGAGKSTLLQLIYRKHTVDEGRILFCGRDIARLTPKSIPYLRRNLGVVFQDFKVVQHWTVFENVAIALEILDMPQRLVRSRVVETLERVGLAGRGGERTSNLSGGEQQRVAIARAIVTEPALILADEPTGNLDPHLAIDILTLFEEVNETGTTVIFASHDHSLISKRDHRIISIEDGRVSEARRGLRSWSARGIISAAETGRGSGVHKHPVAV from the coding sequence ATGCGCAGCTTCGACGACGACGACAACGCAGTGGTCCGGCCCTTTCCGTTCTTCCGCGCTGGCGTGCGTGCGGATCCGGCTGTGGCGAACCGGCCCATCCTGGTGCTCGAAGACGTTCACAAGTACTTCCGCGCCGACAAGCCCACCCTGCGGGGCCTGAACCTCACCGTGGAGCGCGGCGAGTTCCTCTTCGTCACCGGTCCGAGCGGGGCGGGGAAGAGCACGCTGCTGCAGCTCATCTATCGGAAGCACACCGTGGACGAGGGGCGCATCCTCTTCTGTGGGCGGGACATCGCGCGGTTGACGCCGAAGTCCATCCCCTACCTGCGGCGCAACCTCGGTGTGGTGTTCCAGGACTTCAAGGTGGTGCAGCACTGGACGGTGTTCGAGAACGTGGCCATCGCGCTCGAGATCCTGGACATGCCGCAGCGCCTGGTGCGCTCGCGCGTGGTGGAGACGCTGGAGCGCGTGGGGCTCGCTGGTCGCGGTGGAGAACGCACCAGCAACCTCTCCGGTGGAGAGCAACAGCGCGTGGCCATCGCACGCGCCATCGTGACCGAGCCGGCCTTGATCCTGGCGGACGAGCCCACGGGCAACCTCGACCCGCACCTGGCCATCGACATCCTCACGCTGTTCGAGGAGGTCAACGAGACGGGCACCACCGTCATCTTCGCGAGCCACGACCACTCGCTCATCAGCAAGCGCGACCACCGCATCATCTCCATCGAAGATGGGCGGGTGTCGGAGGCGCGTCGTGGCCTGCGCAGCTGGTCGGCTCGCGGGATCATCAGCGCGGCCGAGACGGGCCGTGGCAGCGGCGTCCACAAGCACCCGGTCGCGGTCTGA
- a CDS encoding peptidoglycan DD-metalloendopeptidase family protein: MKQLVTRARRGLREEMRLYLVAVSSLAIAFLCLGGALLALTNLSAIAQAWGQSSRMTVYLRDGAETEDITQLRALVETLPEVSDVQLLTSEEARAQFLEHSDVEAGLAALPAEVFPASLEITLADGTAAPRSARIAERLAQFRAVSDVETYRGWFSRLESLLHAGRAIAGALALLVALCVLAVIGNTIRLAVARRREEIEVMKLCGATDEFVRGPFVLEGSFQGFMSALLAVILLMAGFLMVRDELDATVAALTGVRAAFLHPHRAGLVDARRRRRGRHRQRALPATLPGGVIMKRRLRLLLLCCLALTTPVAAQPGFAPSSLGTAPGSLVEVDESIATQQLLVRTEESRRARLASELDALGSARADFEQRIIRQGRALYRIRRTGLLPVAGGFEAMLGHLSRVERLERLVQREIENVRATRDRQIALQRDIARLDQSVTDARERLTRLSEDRRRMEEQQQLAMMYEQTFMAPALPLAPVAPMPGMGLQLSDGSAIGPTFATMRGRLGIPTEGRYRTTDVQREDGPAVEFRVEGEAPARVVADGRVAFVGRYGTYGLMVIVEHGDSFFTVYAGLSSTDVQNGSTIRMGQRVGRVMGSPLLFQVRRGTRALDARSWLGI, encoded by the coding sequence ATGAAGCAGCTGGTAACGAGGGCGCGACGAGGACTCCGCGAGGAGATGCGCCTCTATCTGGTGGCGGTCTCGAGCCTCGCCATCGCGTTCCTGTGCCTGGGTGGCGCGCTGCTGGCGCTCACCAATCTGTCGGCCATCGCGCAGGCGTGGGGGCAGTCGAGCCGCATGACGGTCTACCTGCGCGACGGCGCCGAGACCGAAGACATAACGCAGCTTCGAGCGCTGGTGGAGACCCTGCCCGAGGTGAGCGACGTCCAGCTGCTCACCAGTGAAGAGGCACGCGCGCAGTTCCTCGAGCACTCCGATGTGGAGGCCGGCCTGGCCGCGCTGCCCGCCGAGGTGTTCCCCGCCTCGCTCGAGATCACCCTGGCCGACGGCACCGCCGCACCGCGCTCTGCGCGCATCGCCGAGCGCCTGGCGCAGTTTCGCGCCGTGAGCGACGTGGAGACCTACCGCGGCTGGTTCAGCCGCCTCGAGAGCCTGCTGCACGCGGGGCGCGCCATCGCGGGTGCCCTCGCGCTGCTGGTGGCGCTGTGCGTGTTGGCCGTCATCGGCAACACCATCCGCCTGGCCGTGGCGCGCCGCCGCGAAGAGATCGAAGTCATGAAGCTGTGCGGCGCCACCGACGAGTTCGTGCGCGGGCCGTTCGTGCTGGAGGGCAGCTTCCAGGGCTTCATGAGCGCGTTGCTGGCGGTCATCTTGCTGATGGCTGGCTTCCTGATGGTGCGCGACGAGCTCGACGCCACCGTGGCCGCGCTCACCGGCGTGCGTGCTGCCTTCCTGCATCCCCATCGCGCTGGTCTCGTTGACGCTCGGCGGCGCCGCCGTGGGCGCCATCGGCAGCGCGCTCTCCCTGCGACGCTACCTGGCGGTGTGATCATGAAGCGACGTCTGCGACTCCTGCTCTTGTGCTGCCTCGCGCTGACGACCCCGGTCGCGGCGCAGCCCGGCTTCGCGCCGTCGTCGCTGGGCACGGCGCCTGGGTCGCTGGTGGAGGTCGACGAGTCGATCGCCACGCAGCAGCTCCTGGTGCGCACGGAAGAGTCGCGTCGCGCACGGCTGGCGTCGGAGCTCGACGCGCTCGGCTCGGCGCGCGCCGACTTCGAGCAGCGCATCATTCGGCAGGGCCGCGCGCTCTACCGCATCCGCCGTACCGGGCTCTTGCCCGTGGCGGGTGGCTTCGAGGCCATGCTGGGGCACCTCTCCCGCGTGGAGCGCCTCGAGCGCCTGGTGCAGCGCGAGATCGAGAACGTGCGCGCCACGCGCGACCGACAGATTGCGCTTCAGCGTGACATCGCGCGCCTGGACCAGAGCGTGACCGACGCCCGCGAGCGCCTGACGCGCTTGAGCGAAGACCGGCGGCGCATGGAAGAGCAGCAGCAGCTGGCCATGATGTACGAGCAGACCTTCATGGCGCCGGCCCTGCCGCTCGCGCCCGTGGCACCCATGCCGGGCATGGGGCTCCAGCTCAGCGATGGGAGCGCCATCGGACCCACGTTCGCCACGATGCGTGGTCGCTTGGGCATCCCCACCGAGGGGCGCTACCGCACCACCGACGTGCAGCGCGAGGACGGGCCGGCGGTCGAATTCCGCGTCGAAGGCGAGGCGCCTGCGCGCGTGGTCGCCGACGGACGCGTGGCCTTCGTGGGCCGCTACGGGACCTATGGTCTGATGGTCATCGTGGAGCACGGCGACAGCTTCTTCACCGTGTACGCCGGCCTCAGCAGCACCGACGTGCAGAACGGCAGCACCATCCGCATGGGGCAGCGCGTGGGCCGCGTGATGGGCAGTCCGCTGCTCTTCCAGGTGCGTCGAGGCACACGGGCGCTCGACGCCCGCAGCTGGCTGGGGATCTGA
- a CDS encoding undecaprenyl/decaprenyl-phosphate alpha-N-acetylglucosaminyl 1-phosphate transferase — protein sequence MRSSAVALLGAFLVSLALIPFAKWVARSLGAVDVGGGRRVHAGSIPRLGGIAVVLGFFIPLVALFFTESYVASIFYAQPKRIIGLLGGGLIVAILGALDDIRGVRPRTKLAVQTLAALFAYACGYRIEGMLLPYVGTLELEWLSIPATCLWFVAIINALNLIDGLDGLAGGVAFFACVGNFTMGMIGDAYMVMLLSATLAGAIVGFLVFNFNPASIFMGDSGSMFLGFVLAATSLLGALVKNTTVVAIAVPIMVLGLPIADTAIAMLRRAITRRPIMTADRGHIHHRLLDLGLTHRRAVLTLYGVCAALTVAAVAASLGRGLETTVALVLFAIVLAGLIRVAGVFDRAMVASQRRLVPLNDVTARVRAALPDALLALTPSTRVADLDASMASFVAESGLQSAIFTDGEAPVAGPDVVRCVCGDSFLDFRVSDARQAGTELQLALDVYASVVAAVHERDHLCPISERAPAPTDADLAAS from the coding sequence ATGCGCTCCTCTGCCGTCGCTCTTCTCGGAGCCTTCCTCGTCTCCCTCGCGCTCATCCCCTTCGCCAAGTGGGTGGCCCGCAGCCTGGGTGCGGTCGACGTGGGAGGTGGGCGGCGCGTGCACGCGGGGTCCATCCCACGCCTCGGGGGCATCGCCGTGGTGCTGGGGTTCTTCATCCCGCTCGTGGCCCTGTTCTTCACCGAGAGCTACGTCGCCTCCATCTTCTATGCGCAGCCCAAGCGGATCATCGGGCTCCTCGGGGGCGGGCTCATCGTGGCCATCCTCGGCGCGCTCGACGACATCCGCGGGGTCAGGCCGCGCACCAAGCTGGCCGTCCAGACGCTCGCCGCGCTCTTCGCCTATGCGTGCGGCTATCGCATCGAAGGCATGCTGCTGCCCTACGTCGGGACCCTCGAGCTGGAGTGGCTGTCCATCCCCGCCACCTGCCTCTGGTTCGTGGCCATCATCAACGCGCTCAACCTGATCGACGGCTTGGACGGCCTCGCGGGAGGCGTCGCGTTCTTCGCCTGCGTGGGCAACTTCACCATGGGCATGATCGGCGATGCCTACATGGTGATGCTGCTCTCGGCCACGCTGGCTGGCGCCATCGTCGGGTTCCTGGTGTTCAACTTCAACCCGGCCAGCATCTTCATGGGCGACTCGGGCAGCATGTTCCTCGGGTTCGTGCTGGCGGCCACGTCGCTCTTGGGCGCATTGGTGAAGAACACCACCGTGGTGGCCATCGCGGTGCCCATCATGGTGCTGGGGCTCCCCATCGCCGACACGGCCATCGCCATGCTGCGGCGGGCGATCACACGGCGGCCGATCATGACGGCGGACCGCGGCCACATCCATCATCGACTGCTGGACCTCGGGCTCACCCATCGCCGGGCCGTGCTCACGCTCTACGGCGTGTGCGCGGCGCTCACCGTGGCCGCCGTGGCGGCGTCGCTGGGGCGCGGGCTCGAGACCACCGTGGCGCTCGTGCTGTTCGCCATCGTGTTGGCGGGCTTGATTCGGGTGGCCGGTGTGTTCGACCGCGCGATGGTCGCCTCGCAGCGTCGCCTGGTGCCCCTGAACGACGTGACCGCGCGCGTGCGTGCCGCCCTGCCCGACGCCCTGCTGGCGCTCACGCCCAGCACCCGGGTGGCAGACCTCGACGCCTCCATGGCCTCCTTCGTGGCGGAGTCCGGCTTGCAGTCAGCCATCTTCACGGACGGTGAGGCGCCCGTGGCGGGCCCCGACGTGGTGCGCTGTGTGTGTGGCGACTCGTTCCTAGACTTCCGAGTCTCGGACGCGCGGCAGGCCGGCACGGAGCTGCAGCTGGCCCTGGACGTGTACGCCAGCGTGGTGGCTGCGGTTCACGAGCGCGACCACCTCTGCCCCATCTCGGAGCGTGCCCCGGCTCCGACCGACGCCGACCTCGCGGCTAGCTGA
- a CDS encoding polysaccharide biosynthesis tyrosine autokinase, with product MSGEDVFEGGGGRRFDPREFMRLVVRFGWIALVLAVLGGVGGAVWTSRQPRVYSAISTLEYEPNPPRPLGRGVEDVADPFGNFWASREFFDTQNRVISSRNVLDRVVRQLALHEDAGFHGHTGEAAERFEGSTIEATSALLGARLTVEPVPTTRLVNLVVQDSDPERAANIANAIGAAYIEKTLEDRMRSTVTALEWLDGQLTDLRSDLEASENALYDFKREHDVLSLSLEENQNVVARQILAFSDALTTARTRRIELAARADRLRRALSMDPLEAPLSGLTNVEAIIELRAALVEKLGERERLAVRYGDNHPDMVALNAEIRTQQEQLVREMRSVIHGTEGEFEEARRVEGGLRAAVDQAHSEGLDLNLREIEYQRLNRERENKAELYQLVLQRTTETDLTRMLQVTHARVLDRALPPQSPISPVLMTNLGGGAAGGLILGLTLIALLLRLDRRLKSVEDVEALGLKVVGILPKLTEMQLPELSSHHRPTSAAAECARTIRTNLTFMNAARPSRCFVITSASPREGKTTIACNIAIALAHASKSVLLIDTDLRRPRAHKPFGITNKVGVTSVILGECSLAEAVSHTEVDGLDLLPSGPVPPNPSELLHTPAFKALRDAATSQYEWVIFDSPPVGAVTDSAIIAPQVDGVMLVVRAQQTTKESVEAALRQMRAVDAVMIGCVVNDVDINSRTYGYGYHQYYRSESYAYTADPADAAG from the coding sequence ATGAGCGGGGAAGACGTGTTCGAGGGGGGTGGGGGGCGACGCTTCGATCCCCGCGAATTCATGCGCCTCGTGGTGCGGTTCGGGTGGATCGCGCTCGTGCTGGCGGTGCTCGGCGGCGTGGGCGGTGCGGTCTGGACCTCGCGCCAGCCTCGCGTCTACAGCGCCATCAGCACGCTCGAGTACGAGCCCAACCCGCCACGCCCGCTGGGGCGCGGCGTCGAGGACGTGGCTGACCCGTTCGGAAATTTCTGGGCGAGCCGAGAGTTCTTCGACACACAAAACCGAGTCATTTCGAGCCGCAACGTGCTCGATCGCGTGGTCCGTCAGCTGGCGCTGCACGAAGATGCAGGCTTCCACGGACACACCGGCGAGGCCGCCGAGCGCTTCGAGGGCAGCACCATCGAGGCAACGTCGGCCCTACTCGGCGCCCGGCTCACGGTCGAGCCCGTGCCCACCACCCGGCTCGTCAACCTGGTCGTCCAGGACTCCGACCCCGAGCGCGCTGCCAACATCGCCAACGCCATCGGCGCAGCCTACATCGAGAAGACGCTCGAAGACCGTATGCGCTCCACGGTCACGGCGCTCGAGTGGCTCGACGGTCAGCTCACGGACCTCCGCTCCGACCTCGAAGCGTCCGAGAACGCGCTGTACGACTTCAAGCGCGAGCATGACGTCCTCTCCCTGTCGCTCGAAGAAAACCAGAACGTGGTCGCGCGCCAGATCCTGGCCTTCAGCGATGCGCTCACCACCGCACGCACGCGCCGCATCGAGCTCGCCGCCCGCGCGGACCGCCTGCGCCGCGCCCTGTCCATGGACCCGCTCGAGGCGCCGCTGTCTGGCCTGACCAACGTGGAGGCCATCATCGAGCTGCGCGCCGCCCTGGTGGAAAAGCTGGGGGAGCGGGAGCGCCTGGCCGTCCGCTACGGCGACAACCACCCGGACATGGTGGCGCTCAACGCGGAGATTCGGACGCAGCAGGAGCAGCTCGTGCGTGAGATGCGGTCGGTCATCCACGGCACCGAGGGTGAGTTCGAGGAGGCCCGGCGCGTGGAAGGTGGCCTGCGCGCCGCCGTCGACCAAGCGCACAGCGAAGGCCTGGACCTGAACCTCCGCGAGATCGAGTACCAGCGCCTCAACCGTGAGCGCGAGAACAAGGCGGAACTCTATCAGCTGGTGCTGCAGCGCACGACCGAGACGGACCTGACGCGCATGCTCCAGGTCACCCACGCTCGCGTGCTGGATCGCGCGCTGCCCCCGCAGTCGCCCATCAGCCCGGTGCTCATGACCAACCTCGGCGGCGGTGCTGCAGGCGGCTTGATCCTCGGCTTGACGCTCATCGCCCTCCTGCTGCGCCTGGACCGCCGCCTCAAGTCGGTGGAAGACGTGGAGGCGCTGGGGCTGAAGGTGGTAGGCATCCTGCCCAAGCTGACCGAGATGCAGCTGCCCGAGCTCAGCTCGCACCACCGGCCCACCTCGGCCGCGGCGGAGTGCGCGCGCACCATCCGCACCAACCTCACCTTCATGAACGCCGCGCGCCCCTCGCGCTGCTTCGTCATCACCAGCGCTTCGCCGCGCGAAGGCAAGACCACCATCGCGTGCAACATCGCCATCGCGCTCGCGCACGCCAGCAAGTCGGTGCTGCTCATCGACACGGACCTGCGCCGGCCGCGCGCCCACAAGCCGTTCGGCATCACCAACAAGGTGGGGGTCACATCGGTCATCCTCGGGGAGTGCTCGCTGGCCGAGGCAGTGTCCCACACCGAGGTAGACGGCCTCGACCTGCTGCCTTCGGGCCCCGTGCCGCCCAACCCATCGGAGCTCTTGCACACCCCTGCTTTCAAGGCTCTGCGTGATGCCGCCACCAGCCAATACGAGTGGGTCATCTTCGACAGCCCGCCTGTCGGGGCCGTCACGGATTCGGCCATCATCGCCCCCCAAGTGGACGGCGTCATGCTCGTCGTGCGCGCGCAGCAGACCACGAAGGAGAGCGTCGAAGCAGCTCTCCGCCAGATGCGCGCCGTCGACGCCGTGATGATCGGTTGCGTGGTGAACGACGTAGACATCAACAGCCGGACCTACGGCTACGGCTACCATCAGTACTACCGCTCGGAGTCGTACGCGTACACGGCCGACCCAGCGGACGCCGCCGGCTGA